The Sinomonas sp. P10A9 genome includes a window with the following:
- a CDS encoding HNH endonuclease signature motif containing protein has protein sequence MTTVPSTADLHDRPSDFMAFAPRSSSGIRGRLWTVDPSLMDHRIAAEILAEVPRLIAYATALQATAVERVREGIANEPLPVRDGQPTRLDGNLAHGLAVTEIATIQETSESAAARLLNVSEALCATHLGVLEALESGDIHEHHARTIVDQAGTLPEIVAEPFGLQALGKARTASGRLRTPAEFRRAVRDLREKLHPESIAVRKRAAASERGVWCAPEQDGMMSLTALMPAETGLSMYKRIDSIARAAHRAPAEHRTLPQLRHDVLASLGLTGTISTSRADTGSQSDEPDQSDHTSRHDNAAQPEAEHTGQRDNIDQFRYADQTRADTVTGIEAADVLGLPDPIDVPEDLISSIKAEIVVHLASSSLPAAHASSDEACTSGTGGVTDPDTAYLEGFGVIDAATARSLAASAPAWRRLWTDSEGTPLRLGRTTYRPPEALRLFLKYRDGTCTFPGCTRPAESAELDHTHEWQDGGATDADNLAHLCRKHHALKSVALVQARQQAAQAAFDTDSQYAEPTGTMIFTTMLGYERTTTPSDRDRLLGIVYDPLAPQTMTVPHVQVPISSGAVKPATTPTIGSIPTEHTEGARRPTKPDRPSTAVQNNAHPSNAHPSDAQPPVQIDGPPPAGPPPAGREEEPPPF, from the coding sequence ATGACGACAGTGCCCAGCACCGCAGACCTGCACGATCGGCCCTCGGACTTCATGGCGTTTGCCCCACGCAGTTCCTCTGGGATCCGCGGGCGCCTCTGGACCGTTGACCCGTCCCTGATGGACCACCGCATCGCTGCTGAGATCCTCGCAGAGGTCCCCCGGCTCATCGCCTACGCAACGGCATTGCAGGCCACGGCCGTCGAACGCGTCCGGGAGGGCATCGCGAACGAGCCGCTCCCGGTGCGCGACGGCCAGCCCACCCGGCTCGACGGGAATTTGGCGCATGGGCTCGCCGTAACCGAGATTGCGACCATTCAGGAGACGAGCGAGTCGGCAGCCGCCAGGCTCCTCAACGTCTCTGAGGCCCTGTGCGCCACCCACCTCGGCGTTCTCGAAGCGCTCGAGTCGGGCGACATCCATGAGCACCATGCCCGGACCATCGTGGATCAGGCTGGGACGCTTCCCGAGATCGTCGCCGAGCCCTTCGGCCTTCAGGCTCTCGGGAAGGCCCGCACTGCATCCGGTCGCCTGCGGACACCTGCGGAGTTCCGCAGAGCGGTCCGGGACCTTCGCGAGAAGCTGCACCCAGAGAGCATCGCCGTCCGGAAACGCGCTGCGGCCTCGGAGCGAGGTGTGTGGTGTGCGCCCGAGCAGGACGGCATGATGTCGCTCACGGCCCTCATGCCTGCTGAGACTGGCCTCTCGATGTACAAGCGGATCGACTCCATCGCGCGGGCGGCCCACCGCGCACCCGCCGAGCATCGCACACTCCCCCAGCTTCGGCACGATGTCCTCGCCTCCCTTGGCCTCACCGGGACGATCAGCACCTCTCGGGCAGACACCGGCAGCCAGTCCGACGAGCCCGACCAGTCCGACCACACCAGCCGGCACGACAACGCCGCCCAGCCCGAGGCCGAGCACACCGGCCAGCGCGACAATATCGACCAGTTCCGATACGCCGACCAGACCCGAGCCGACACCGTCACAGGCATCGAGGCCGCCGACGTTCTCGGGCTTCCGGACCCGATCGATGTTCCAGAGGATCTCATCTCGTCGATCAAGGCCGAGATTGTGGTGCACTTGGCCTCGTCGAGCCTCCCTGCCGCTCATGCATCCAGTGACGAGGCATGCACATCAGGCACTGGGGGCGTCACCGATCCGGACACCGCCTACCTCGAGGGATTTGGGGTGATCGACGCAGCCACCGCGCGTTCCCTGGCTGCCTCTGCGCCAGCGTGGCGCAGGCTGTGGACAGACAGCGAGGGAACGCCGCTCCGGCTCGGGCGCACCACGTACCGACCGCCCGAAGCACTGCGTCTCTTCCTCAAGTATCGCGATGGAACCTGCACCTTCCCGGGCTGCACGCGCCCCGCTGAAAGTGCTGAGCTCGATCACACGCATGAATGGCAGGACGGGGGCGCAACGGACGCCGACAACTTGGCACACCTGTGCCGCAAACACCATGCCCTGAAGTCGGTGGCACTGGTCCAGGCGCGCCAGCAGGCCGCGCAGGCCGCATTCGATACCGACTCCCAGTATGCGGAGCCCACAGGGACAATGATCTTCACGACAATGCTCGGATATGAGCGGACAACCACCCCGAGCGATCGCGATCGGCTCCTCGGCATCGTCTACGACCCTCTGGCCCCTCAAACGATGACGGTGCCCCATGTGCAGGTCCCGATATCGTCGGGGGCCGTCAAGCCGGCAACGACACCGACCATTGGTTCGATCCCCACAGAACACACCGAGGGCGCACGGCGTCCCACGAAGCCAGATCGACCGTCGACGGCCGTGCAGAACAACGCGCACCCATCCAACGCACACCCGTCTGACGCGCAACCGCCCGTTCAGATCGACGGACCACCACCTGCCGGGCCACCACCCGCCGGGCGCGAGGAAGAACCCCCGCCATTCTGA
- a CDS encoding ABC transporter ATP-binding protein, producing MSQRPTRPGGGVRRNGDRKNSGSSPQPTRPQGERGTRGEDAVDLTWEASRTVRRRSLTLLGNLLRPVRARLWATLAMVVVSQATRAAGPAIIAFGIDRALPAFASGDPALTWLAGGGYLAAALITALLTAGYVTSTAKLSQAMLLDLRVWVFRHTQRLSLDFHETYTSGRIISRQTSDLEALRELLDSGVSSLASGLLFMAFTAITVFALDWPSGLIMLAAAVPMTLIARWYQIRSQRAFRASRVVSARLIVHFVETMTGIRAVKAFRKERANSAAYGKLADDYAVATYRSVMLNGVFQPGLVLTGNVTVAVILLVASFRVLEGNLAVGVLLAVVLSTKRFFSPLETIAMFYNSFQSAQAALEKVSGLLEEVPTVQPPRNPVPLPAARGEVTFESVAFSYGSGPEVLPEFTLRIPAGQTVALVGATGAGKSTLAKLVARFYDPSAGAVRLDGVDLRELSTADLRRAIVMVTQEAFLFSGSVADNIALGRPDASRAEIQAAARSVGAHEFISALPDGYDTDVTKRGGRVSAGQRQLISFARAVLAAPAVLILDEATSSLDIPSERLVQTGLARLLGGTAVGSARDTAGDTHARGRADDGGGAPQGGPPPRVAGRDEQDSRPSAPADHRGVAASAPRPTDGQEARPGVQGGRPGAQSTSSDARTAIIIAHRLSTVEIADRVLVVDGGRIVEDGTPAELLAGGGRFAALHGAWRDSLV from the coding sequence CGGTGCGCGCAAGGCTGTGGGCCACGCTCGCGATGGTGGTCGTCTCGCAGGCCACCCGCGCCGCCGGCCCGGCGATCATCGCGTTCGGGATCGACCGGGCGCTGCCCGCGTTCGCGTCCGGCGATCCGGCGCTCACGTGGCTCGCCGGCGGCGGGTACCTGGCTGCGGCTCTCATCACGGCCCTGCTGACGGCCGGGTATGTGACCTCCACGGCGAAGCTGAGCCAGGCGATGCTCCTTGACCTGCGGGTCTGGGTCTTCCGGCACACGCAGAGGCTCAGCCTCGACTTCCATGAGACGTACACATCGGGGCGCATCATCTCGCGGCAGACCTCGGACCTCGAGGCGCTGCGCGAACTGCTGGACTCGGGCGTGAGCTCACTCGCGTCCGGCCTGCTGTTCATGGCGTTCACGGCGATCACGGTGTTCGCGCTCGACTGGCCGTCGGGGCTCATCATGCTCGCCGCGGCCGTGCCGATGACGCTGATCGCGCGCTGGTACCAGATACGGTCGCAGCGGGCCTTCAGGGCCTCACGCGTGGTGTCAGCCCGGCTCATCGTGCACTTCGTCGAGACGATGACAGGCATCCGCGCGGTCAAGGCGTTCCGCAAGGAACGCGCCAACAGCGCCGCTTACGGCAAGCTCGCCGACGACTACGCCGTGGCGACCTATCGGTCCGTCATGCTCAACGGCGTGTTCCAGCCGGGACTCGTGCTCACGGGAAACGTGACCGTGGCCGTGATCCTGCTCGTCGCCTCGTTCCGCGTCCTTGAGGGGAATCTGGCAGTCGGCGTCCTGCTCGCCGTCGTGCTCTCCACCAAACGGTTCTTCAGTCCGCTCGAGACGATCGCCATGTTCTACAACTCGTTCCAGAGCGCCCAGGCGGCGCTCGAGAAGGTCTCCGGCCTGCTCGAGGAGGTTCCCACCGTCCAGCCGCCGCGCAACCCGGTGCCGCTCCCGGCGGCACGGGGCGAGGTGACGTTCGAGTCAGTGGCCTTCTCGTATGGATCCGGGCCAGAGGTGCTGCCCGAGTTCACGCTCCGGATTCCGGCAGGTCAGACGGTTGCGCTCGTCGGGGCGACCGGTGCCGGGAAGTCGACGCTCGCGAAGCTCGTGGCGCGGTTCTACGACCCCTCAGCGGGCGCAGTGAGGCTCGACGGCGTCGACCTCCGCGAGCTCTCGACCGCGGACCTGCGGCGCGCCATCGTGATGGTCACGCAGGAGGCGTTCCTGTTCTCCGGGTCCGTGGCGGACAACATTGCCCTCGGGCGGCCGGACGCCTCCCGCGCTGAGATCCAGGCCGCGGCGCGGTCTGTCGGCGCGCACGAGTTCATCTCAGCGCTGCCGGACGGCTACGACACCGATGTGACAAAACGCGGCGGCCGCGTCTCGGCGGGCCAGCGTCAGCTCATCTCCTTTGCGCGGGCGGTGCTGGCGGCCCCGGCGGTGCTCATCCTCGACGAGGCCACGAGCTCGCTGGACATCCCCTCGGAGCGGCTCGTCCAGACGGGCCTCGCGCGACTCCTGGGCGGGACTGCCGTCGGCTCTGCCCGAGACACTGCCGGCGACACTCACGCACGCGGGCGTGCGGACGACGGCGGCGGGGCGCCTCAGGGTGGACCGCCGCCACGGGTGGCTGGTCGGGACGAGCAGGACAGCCGTCCCAGCGCACCTGCGGATCACCGTGGCGTGGCCGCTTCCGCACCTCGCCCGACTGACGGACAGGAGGCTCGACCCGGCGTTCAGGGTGGTCGCCCTGGCGCCCAGTCAACTAGCTCCGACGCGCGGACGGCGATCATCATCGCCCACCGGCTGTCAACGGTCGAGATCGCTGACCGTGTGCTCGTCGTGGACGGCGGGCGCATCGTCGAGGACGGGACACCTGCGGAACTCTTGGCCGGCGGAGGACGCTTCGCTGCCCTGCATGGAGCGTGGCGCGACTCGCTCGTCTAG